The following proteins are encoded in a genomic region of Chelmon rostratus isolate fCheRos1 chromosome 3, fCheRos1.pri, whole genome shotgun sequence:
- the LOC121604337 gene encoding inactive rhomboid protein 2-like — protein sequence MASQGGEEPPPNRGQSDSRLKSKKPPSLVIAIPPPEDPMSHDPAKQPLRSSLKKSVSGRATSSVSESVSGAGDGRFSARDRRAKFGRQTSLSQSIRKNTAQWFGVGEDCETKQQVWHRKSLRHCSQRYGKLKAQYREPETATSIDQGLDSPATHKMPKIVDPLARGRAFRCPDEMDSRSPRTPHIPQGGPITPGVTSLSSFTSQRSGYSRFPRRKRESVARMSIRAASNLMRGRSGLAGSQTGRSFPKRSFARPSWMDEETVDSADMSESLFFSKVDAHDELYSMADDVFESPPMSASLAPSEQPDQKFPSLKDISRTPRTPVVVHDKSRPRRGGRIASQVKHFAFDKHKRQYGMGVVGKWLNRHYRRSLSSNIQKQLDDFHSHRPYFTYWITFVHIVITLLACCTYGFAPVGFAQHSTSELVLKNKGIYESVKFIQQENFWIGPSSDDLIHLGAKFSPCIRQDTQIVQLIQRTKDLERDSGCCVQNDNSGCVQTFSSDCSETLATFIKWNNEPVYINRFSGSVCHQDPRVCEEPASTEPHTWPDDITQWPVCTKPKKWNHTGYRHMDCNIKGRPCCIGTKGRCEITTREYCSFMHGYFHEDATLCSQVHCLDDVCGLLPFLNPDIPDQFYRLWLSLFLHAGLLHCVVSVVFQMTILRDLEKLAGWVRISIIYILSGITGNLASALFLPYRAEVGPAGSQFGLLACLFVELFQGWQMLEKPWKAFLKLLGIVLFLFLCGLLPWIDNIAHIFGFLSGMLLSFAFLPYVTFGTFDKYRKRILIAVSMLAYIGLFSSLIVWFYIYPINWHWLEHLTCLPFTSKFCEKYDIDHNIDDVVH from the exons ATGGCATCACAGGGGGGGGAGGAGCCTCCTCCAAACAGAGGTCAATCAGATAGCCGACTTAAGAGCAAGAAGCCGCCCAGCCTTGTAATAGCTATCCCTCCACCTGAGGACCCAATGTCTCACGACCCTGCAAAACAG CCATTGCGCTCATCTCTGAAGAAAAGCGTGAGTGGTCGAGCCACCAGTTCTGTGTCGGAGAGCGTAAGTGGAGCTGGAGATGGACGCTTCTCAGCCAGAGACAGGAGGGCAAAGTTTGGTAGACAAACGTCGCTTTCACAAAGCATCCGCAA AAATACAGCCCAGTGGTTTGGGGTAGGGGAAGACTGTGAGACCAAGCAGCAGGTATGGCACAGGAAGAGCCTGCGCCACTGCAGCCAGCGCTACGGCAAGCTGAAGGCCCAATACAGAGAGCCTGAGACAGCCACCAGCATCGACCAGGGCCTGGACTCACCAGCTACACACAAAATGCCCAAG ATTGTGGATCCCCTAGCACGGGGCCGAGCCTTCCGTTGCCCAGATGAGATGGACAGTCGCTCCCCCAGGACCCCTCACATCCCCCAGGGGGGTCCCATTACCCCAGGTGTCACCTCACTCAGCTCCTTCACCAGCCAGCGCTCCGGGTACAGCCGCTTCCCCAGGCGTAAGAGAGAGTCTGTCGCTCGCATGAGCATCCGAGCTGCATCCAACCTAATGAGG GGTCGTAGCGGCTTGGCAGGCTCCCAGACAGGTCGCAGTTTCCCCAAGAGGAGCTTTGCCAGGCCCAGCTGGATGGATGAGGAGACCGTGGACTCCGCAGACATGTCAGAGTCGCTCTTCTTCAGCAAG GTTGATGCCCATGATGAGTTGTACTCAATGGCTGATGACGTATTTGAATCGCCTCCCATGTCTGCATCTTTAGCTCCCAGCGAGCAGCCTGACCAGAAGTTCCCAAGCCT TAAGGACATATCTCGAACACCCAGGACACCAGTAGTTGTGCACGATAAGAGCCGTCCTCGTCGGGGTGGTCGCATCGCCTCTCAAGTGAAGCACTTTGCATTTGATAAACATAAGCGTCAGTACGGCATGGGAGTTGTGGGGAAGTGGCTGAATCGGCATTACCGACGCAGCCTCAGCAGCAACATCCAGAAACAGCTGGACGACTTCCACAGCCACAG gCCATACTTTACCTACTGGATCACGTTTGTCCATATAGTAATTACTTTGCTGGCCTGTTGTACATATGGTTTTGCCCCTGTGGGGTTTGCACAACATTCTACATCTGAACTG GTGCTGAAGAACAAAGGTATATATGAGAGTGTCAAGTTTATTCAACAGGAGAACTTCTGGATTGGTCCGAGCTCT GACGACCTGATCCACTTGGGGGCCAAATTCTCACCGTGCATCCGTCAGGACACACAGATAGTCCAGCTGATCCAGAGGACCAAAGACCTGGAAAGAGACTCTGGCTGCTGCGTTCAGAATGACAACTCCGGATGTGTGCAGACCTTCAGCTCCGACTGCTCT GAGACGCTGGCCACATTTATTAAATGGAACAACGAGCCTGTGTACATCAACAGGTTCTCTGGTTCTGTCTGTCACCAGGATCCCAG AGTGTGTGAAGAGCCTGCCTCTACAGAGCCTCATACATggcctgatgacatcacccagtGGCCG GTGTGTACAAAACCCAAGAAGTGGAACCACACGGGCTACAGACACATGGACTGTAACATCAAGGGACGGCCTTGCTGCATAGGAACGAAGGGCAG ATGTGAGATTACGACCAGAGAATATTGCTCTTTCATGCATGGTTACTTCCATGAGGATGCCACGCTCTGCTCACAG GTTCACTGTCTGGATGACGTCTGTGGTTTGCTGCCCTTCCTCAATCCTGATATCCCTGATCAGTTCTACCgcctctggctctctctcttcctccatgcTGG GCTGTTACACTGTGTGGTGTCGGTGGTGTTCCAGATGACCATACTGAGAGACCTGGAGAAGCTGGCAGGTTGGGTTCGCATCTCCATCATTTATATCCTCAGTGGTATCACTGGAAACCTGGCCTCTGCCCTCTTCCTGCCCTACAGAGCTGAG GTGGGTCCAGCAGGGTCTCAGTTTGGACTCCTTGCTTGCCTGTTTGTTGAGCTGTTTCAAGGTTGGCAGATGCTGGAGAAACCATGGAAGGCCTTTCTCAAACTTTTGGGCATcgttctcttcctcttcctgtgcgGCCTCTTGCCGTGGATCGACAACATCGCCCACATCTTTGGTTTCCTCAGCGGCATGCTGCTCTCCTTTGCCTTTCTGCCCTACGTCACCTTTGGCACTTTTGACAAGTACCGGAAACGTATCCTCATTGCTGTCTCGATGCTGGCCTACATTGGGCTCTTTTCTTCCCTCATCGTTTGGTTTTATATTTACCCAATTAACTGGCACTGGCTGGAGCATCTCACCTGCCTGCCCTTCACAAGCAAGTTCTGTGAGAAGTACGACATAGACCACAACATTGACGATGTGGTGCACTAG